Proteins co-encoded in one Deinococcus aquaedulcis genomic window:
- the lon gene encoding endopeptidase La has product MIWELPVVALRNIVILPGVTMNVDVGRPKSKRAVDEAQASDRRVLLLTQRDARTDDPTRAELHDMGVLAVIKQVVRMPDNTYQVLVEAQERAAVLDEVPSSYMRVRAETRPTAADGSREVAVLAGEVKAAFEEYQRQNKNLRLDNYQLEGIKALTDAGALSDQVTHHATWTPEEKQEILNAVELRPRLEGVLKLLSRDTERFNMDKKIAGRVKEQMDANQREYYLREQMKAIGKELGGGEDGPAEVEALREKIEAAGMPDSVKEKALKELQRLERTPGGSPESTVVRNYIDWLVDVPWNKRDEEILDINRTREILDADHYALGDVKDRILEFLAVRQLTHKPGETEEQRKERSAEERIDDAELRAPILVLVGPPGVGKTSLGKSIARSLNRKFVRMALGGVRDEAEIRGHRRTYIGSMPGRIIQAMKNAGVTNPVILLDEIDKMSSDWRGDPSSAMLEVLDPEQNHTFQDHYLEVAYDLSQVMFITTANSLQTIPRPLLDRMEIIQIPGYTQPEKVEIAKRYRVPRQIKSHGLTGKLEITDAALNRIVEEYTAESGVRNLDRQISKLARKAARELLEKPWDGVKVLDAAQIPDYLGVPMHRPDKMEKEPQVGVAQGLAWTSVGGTMLLVEALATPGTGKINMTGSLGDVMKESVAAAVAYLRANAHLYGADPEFHKNLDLHVHFPDGATPKDGPSAGITIATAVISAVTGRPVRLDVAMTGEISLRGRVLPIGGVKEKLLAAHQGGIREVIIPKDNEPHLQEVPESIRGDLRIHTFERVGQVLDLLLLPKPETDEPNMPVPMSKGATQPGA; this is encoded by the coding sequence ACGTGGACGTGGGGCGCCCCAAAAGCAAGCGGGCCGTGGACGAGGCCCAGGCCAGTGACCGCCGGGTGCTGCTGCTGACCCAGCGTGACGCGCGCACCGATGATCCCACCCGCGCCGAACTGCACGACATGGGCGTGCTGGCCGTGATCAAGCAGGTGGTGCGCATGCCCGACAACACCTATCAGGTGCTGGTGGAGGCCCAGGAGCGCGCCGCCGTGCTGGACGAGGTGCCGTCGAGCTACATGCGCGTGCGCGCCGAAACCCGCCCCACCGCCGCCGATGGCAGCCGCGAAGTCGCCGTGCTGGCCGGTGAGGTCAAGGCCGCGTTCGAGGAGTACCAGCGCCAGAACAAGAACCTGCGCCTGGACAACTACCAGCTGGAAGGCATCAAGGCCCTGACCGACGCGGGCGCGCTGAGCGATCAGGTCACGCACCACGCCACCTGGACCCCGGAAGAGAAGCAGGAGATCCTGAACGCCGTGGAGCTGCGCCCCCGCCTGGAGGGCGTGCTGAAGCTGCTCTCGCGCGACACCGAGCGCTTCAACATGGACAAGAAGATCGCCGGGCGCGTCAAGGAGCAGATGGACGCCAACCAGCGCGAGTACTACCTGCGCGAGCAGATGAAGGCCATTGGCAAGGAACTGGGCGGCGGCGAGGACGGCCCCGCCGAGGTCGAGGCCCTGCGCGAGAAGATTGAAGCGGCCGGCATGCCCGACAGCGTGAAGGAAAAGGCGCTGAAGGAACTGCAGCGTCTGGAGCGCACCCCCGGCGGCAGCCCCGAAAGCACGGTCGTGCGCAACTATATCGACTGGCTGGTGGATGTGCCCTGGAACAAGCGCGACGAGGAAATCCTCGACATCAACCGCACGCGCGAAATTCTGGATGCCGACCACTACGCCCTGGGCGACGTGAAGGACCGCATCCTGGAATTCCTGGCGGTGCGGCAGCTGACCCACAAGCCCGGCGAGACCGAGGAGCAGCGCAAGGAGCGCAGCGCTGAGGAGCGAATTGACGACGCCGAACTGCGTGCGCCCATCCTGGTGCTCGTGGGCCCTCCCGGCGTGGGCAAGACCTCGCTCGGCAAGAGCATTGCGCGCAGCCTGAACCGCAAGTTCGTGCGGATGGCGCTGGGTGGCGTGCGCGACGAGGCCGAGATCCGTGGCCACCGCCGCACCTACATCGGTTCCATGCCCGGCCGCATCATCCAGGCGATGAAGAACGCCGGCGTGACCAACCCGGTCATCCTGCTCGACGAAATCGACAAGATGAGCAGCGACTGGCGCGGCGACCCCAGCAGCGCCATGCTGGAAGTGCTGGACCCCGAGCAGAACCACACCTTCCAGGATCACTACCTGGAAGTGGCCTACGACCTGTCGCAGGTGATGTTCATCACGACGGCCAACAGCCTGCAGACCATCCCCCGGCCGCTGCTGGACCGCATGGAAATCATCCAGATTCCGGGCTATACCCAGCCTGAGAAGGTGGAAATTGCCAAGCGCTACCGTGTGCCCCGGCAGATCAAGTCGCACGGCCTGACCGGCAAGCTCGAAATCACCGACGCCGCCCTGAACCGCATTGTCGAGGAGTACACCGCCGAAAGCGGCGTGCGCAACCTGGACCGGCAGATCAGCAAGCTGGCGCGCAAGGCAGCCCGTGAACTGCTGGAGAAGCCCTGGGACGGTGTGAAGGTGCTGGACGCCGCGCAGATTCCCGATTACCTGGGCGTGCCCATGCACCGCCCCGACAAGATGGAAAAAGAGCCCCAGGTGGGCGTGGCCCAGGGGCTGGCCTGGACCAGCGTGGGCGGCACCATGCTGCTGGTGGAAGCCCTGGCGACCCCCGGCACCGGCAAGATCAACATGACCGGCAGCCTGGGCGACGTGATGAAGGAAAGTGTGGCGGCAGCCGTGGCCTACCTGCGCGCCAACGCCCACCTGTACGGCGCCGACCCCGAGTTCCACAAGAACCTGGACCTGCACGTGCACTTCCCCGACGGTGCCACGCCCAAGGACGGCCCCAGCGCGGGGATCACCATTGCCACCGCCGTGATCAGCGCCGTGACCGGCCGCCCGGTGCGCCTGGACGTGGCCATGACCGGCGAGATCAGCCTGCGCGGGCGCGTGCTGCCCATCGGCGGCGTGAAGGAAAAGCTGCTGGCCGCGCACCAGGGCGGCATCCGCGAGGTCATCATTCCCAAGGACAACGAGCCTCACCTGCAGGAGGTGCCCGAGAGCATTCGCGGCGACCTGCGCATTCACACCTTTGAGCGCGTGGGCCAGGTCCTGGACCTGCTGCTGCTGCCCAAGCCCGAAACCGACGAGCCCAACATGCCCGTCCCCATGAGCAAAGGCGCCACGCAACCCGGCGCGTAA
- a CDS encoding DUF3105 domain-containing protein, with the protein MTRLFLLAPLALLALTACGSKTIEGVQTFKYDGGDHRTGSLVYAETPPAGGAHNASWQNCGVYDRPLYNEYAVHSLEHGAVWITYRPDLESAQVDQLKKLVEGRSYTLLSPYEGLDKPVAASAWGAQLKVDKADDSRLKAFLDKYEQGATAPERGASCSGAYGETQ; encoded by the coding sequence ATGACACGCCTGTTCCTTCTGGCTCCCCTCGCCCTTCTGGCCCTCACCGCCTGCGGTTCCAAGACCATCGAAGGCGTGCAGACCTTCAAGTACGACGGCGGCGACCACCGCACCGGCTCGCTGGTCTACGCCGAAACCCCCCCGGCAGGCGGCGCCCACAACGCCAGCTGGCAGAACTGCGGCGTCTATGACCGCCCGCTGTACAACGAATACGCGGTGCACAGCCTGGAGCACGGCGCCGTGTGGATCACCTACCGCCCCGACCTGGAAAGCGCCCAGGTGGACCAGCTGAAAAAACTGGTGGAGGGCCGCTCGTATACCCTGCTCAGCCCCTACGAGGGCCTGGACAAGCCGGTGGCCGCCAGCGCCTGGGGCGCCCAGCTGAAGGTGGACAAGGCCGACGACAGCCGCCTGAAGGCCTTCCTCGACAAATACGAGCAGGGCGCCACCGCGCCGGAACGCGGCGCCTCGTGCAGTGGGGCATACGGCGAAACGCAGTGA